Sequence from the Anas acuta chromosome 24, bAnaAcu1.1, whole genome shotgun sequence genome:
GGGACGAGCTGGGGTGATGGGTGTAGATGCGCAATTTTTCATTATCTGTTTCTTAAAACTTGTTTGTCTCCAAACACTGATTCCAAGATTGATGGCCTAATTACATCCTGTCTGACTTGGAGTATAATTGATATGTGCTAGCGCAGAGCTCAGTCCCGAACAGGTTTTCCATTTGATGTATGGCAAACCAGAACCAAACCCTCTAAAATTTATTAGGGACGGACAAACTGGTTGCAATATTGCATGGTAAAGGCTTTGGGCAGGTGCCTCTGCAAAACAACTCCACCTGGGACAATTTACCCCCCAAGCTTGTTGATCTGATGCACTCTCCATCCTTTCCCCCACTCCAGCTGTTTGATGATATATCGTTGTGGTGCCTTCTGACTTGGCACTTCTACAGCGATCGTATCTCACGAGGCTTGAAGTGCAACAACAATTAAGCAGGATCTTGCTGTACGCCTTTCTAAGCTGGGGTACAAAtgggagaacaagaaaccaccctccccagggagccttcAGTATTTACGATGTTTAGACAAGCTCCTAGGATTCAGCACCGCTGGTCAGTACAGATGCCAGCATCTACAGACCACCCACGGTACCAGCCCTGTCctgtttcaaaggaaaacaaagaactgagAGGTGGAGGCCAAGTTTCCAAAATGAGAACAACCTGTCTAATGATGCTCGCTGTAGGGCGATACAAGAGTGTCCCTGCAGCACCATCCTCGTTAGAGGACATTCTCTGGttgcctgcagctgctcagcacccacctCTAAATAGTCACTGCCCAAGCACCAGGGCCAGGAGTCGTGCCCCaggtctcccctgagctgctggggctgtgaaTAGAACCCATGTCTCCCGTCCTCACTGCCTTGTTCCTTTTCAGAGCGATAACAGCTACGACTACCTGTCTGTGGAAGAGAAGGAGTGCTTGATGTTCCTGGAAGAAACCATCGGCTCGCTGGATGCCGAAGCAGACAGCGGGGTTTCCACCGATGACACCGACTACGCGGAGCCCCCCAGGCCACGGCCCAGGAGAGACGCCGCTGCCCGGGGTGAGCTGGGGATCACGCTCCTACCTGGGGTGCACCTCCTtggcaggcagggaaggagcagggccCCGGTTTTATTCACATAAGCAAAAGCCAGCCGGTTTCCATCACTCTGCGGGTaagaggaggctgcagggagccatAGGTCGGGCAccagctgcctcctcccagTTGTTGCatgcaggagctgccagcagctgtctACGAAGGCAAAGAGCACTGCATCCTCTGTGCTCTGAACACGCGTGCCAGGTTAAGGCTCCTCACCACGTGTGCTCTGTCAAACCCGAAGTATCCGACCTTTACAGCCAGAGCACCTTAGCTGGGGTCAGGGTAAACACTGGGTGCAAGTACTCCGTTGTACTGCACTGGTTTAATCGGGCACGGAGTGTTCTGTAGGCAGCCAGATATCCTGTGTCCACATGCAGAACGGTGCGTgacttttcccctttctgcctAGATTTGGAGAACGGGGCTCCCGCTCCCAGCGCAAGTCAGCAGCgtgcagctgagcagaggggtGGCGAGAGCTCCTCCggctcagctccagcagcaggtccaAGCCCAGGCTACTACAGCCTCCCAAGGAGCATCACTGCAGCCAGTGCACAGAGAGCAAACCAGGCTCCTGATGGCAAAGCAGCTGCACGTGTCGTGGAGGACCCAGCGCCACCAGGTAAAGCTTCCCAGGAGACGGCTGAGGAGGACAGGCTTGGCCAAGGCAACCTGAGAACCCAGGCGAAACCCCTGCTTATCCCCCCTCCAGCTCCCTTCCAGGACGACGTGCTGAGCCATGAACAGCAGCCACAGAGGAGCAGCTTGGAAACCAAGTGGGAAAACGCGGAGGAAAGCTGGACACGGGCTGTgccaccccagccagccccagagcaCGCGTCTGTCCCCGACCTCACGTTGCCACCACACcaggagatggggagggagagcgCAGCGCTCCCTCGGGGCCCGCTGGAGCAGCCGGCACCCCAGGAGGCCCCTCAGGACCCTGAAGCCAAGCGCGGGCCTCCAACAGCCCCCAAGCCACGCAAACTGCCACCAAACATCATCCTGAAAACCAGCAAAAACAGCCCGGTGCTGCTCGCCACAGAGCCTGGCCAGAAGGTGAAAATCCCCCCTCCGGCACCTGCCGGCTCTCAGCCCGGCTCCGCCAGCGattctgctgcagaaaaggcAAATTCAGGGCAGCTCGACCCCAAGGAGCGGGAGAAAGCCAGGCGGGAGGCGCTGGagaagctggggctgccccaggacCGCGGCGAGCCCCGTGCCCGCCTCggccctgcccctgctccccgagGGACAACGACGgagagcacagccccaggcGCACGGGCGATGCACTTCAAGTCCAACACCCTGGAGCGCTCCggcgtggggctgggcagcagcatggccagcgCCAAGGAGCCGGGCACCAAGAGCAGCGGCTCCCTGGGCAAGATGTCCTTCATCGAGCGCCTCGCCCCCAGCTTCCTCCGCAGCAGCCGCCCCCGGCCGGTGTCCCTCGGCGCTGGGAAGGACTTCGCGGCTCTGAAGGAGCCCCCCGAGCCGGAGAAGAGCAGCAAGCGCAGATCGCACCCGCTGCAGAGCTTCCCCCGGCCACCCCGCTCCTGCGTCAGCGTCAAGATTTCCCCCAAGGGAGCCACCGACGAGCACCGGCGCGAGGCGCTGAGGAAGCTCGGCCTGCTGAAGGAGTAAGCGAGACCCCCGGCACGAGGGGCTCACCCCACAGGGATTTCCTTGGGGTGCGGCCATCAGAACCTGCTGCCGTGAGCCCAGCACCTCAGGAGGGGGGACATCGGGTCCTGCTGCCCCCGGAGGTGTGCTCTTGCCAAATAAAGCAGTGCCACCTGTACATAAGGTTTTGGACGTAGCAAGGAGCGAGTTATTTAAGGAAGCTGGCAGTCAGGACTTGGATGGGGTGGATTCTCCTGCAATGTCCTTAATGCCTCTGGGGTCTGTCACAGCGGGGAAACTGCggattttgcttgttttaacaCGGGTTGCCTCTGGGTAAAAGCTCTCTGGGGAGAAGTGCTGGACTCTGCTGCTCACTTTGGGATtttatgtggttttgttttttggttgtttttttttttttttggtaaattaaTCAAAAGCCTCCAAGGCCCAAGCGCTCACCTGCCCCATgcatccccctccccaaagccaCGACTGCCACACGCAGACCTGCCAGGCTGACGGGAGCTGGAGGCACGCAGCAGCGCTCCTCAGACAGTGACTGTGCTCACACCCAGCCCTGATAACGCTGGGCACACCGCTTAGCAATAAGCCACACACATCAGCGCTCATCACGAAAAGAGAGTTAGGAAGTGACAGATTGTGTTTTGGTGGCAGAACCAGAAATGCTGCCCCAAACCTGAGAGATGCAAATCAGGGAACACCATCTCATTCCCTTCCAGCTCTCCCCACATCCTTGAGACCCAAAATTTACACTCTGCACCTTTCATGACAAAGGTGCTTTACTCCTGTAATAAAATTCATGTGATCATAAAATAACCCCGTGGTACAGATTTACTCCTGTGTGGCAGTCAGAGCTCTGCTGAGCGATGAGTTTTGCCCATCAAtgtgcccccaccccacctgCGTcacctcctggctctgcagggacaTGGCCCATGGTGGTTAACAGCAGCTTGGCTTGAAAGggccattttattttcttcccccccaaaaaaaacaagtctttcATGAGACCCTGGTTTTCAGAGCTGGACTTTTAGAAAGAGCCTCTGCCTAATAGAGCAAGCGCCTTTGTTCCTAGCAGGccatttcatttccaaactaACGCAGGCTTGTTTTGGAAAGAGGGGCTGACCCGTGGAGGCAACTGCACGAAACAATTTACTGATGTTAATTAACTGCTGGCATTATTAAGATAAAGTTGCACTCTACCGTTTTCCTAGCTGACCTTGCAGtacaattactttttaaagacaGTGTTGTGAATACTAAACAGGCTCATACCACAGAACCCAGAGCCGGGTTTCTAATTCCTCTCTGAGCAGGCATAAGCAGAGCTTTGGTTTTGCATGGGAAGGGGAAAGCATCCCTCTGCACGAGCTGCACCATTTCTGAACCCCATGTAACAGAGGTGTGCACGGGTGGTGGGAAGAGTACAAATTAAAGGCACTGACCCACATCAGGAATCCAAGGAATGCAAGAAAATATCTGATTAGCTGCACTTTACGAAACCAGGGAAATGCTTGTTTGTAGTTAAGCAAATAGCTTAATTAGTTTGGGGCTGGCCAGCAGTAATGCAAACCTAGAGAGGAAGCCAGGAGCTGCATGGGCTAAGGTCCAACCGAAAACTCGGTGTTTTGCTCAGTGAACACCATGCTGCAGGGGCCGGGCAGGATTTACAGCTCCTTGCAGGGAGAACTGAGCAGGGTGCAGGTCCCATGCACAGCACCTTGGGCACACACAGCTCACAGTAACAGGGGTCAGAGTGAAGGTGTGCTCCGTGAAAATTGGTACCCTTGGccttgggaaaggaaaaaagagccGGGGATGCTCTGCTTTCATGATTTCGGTGCTTGCGTCCCAGCTGTCCCACCCCAtcctccccagccagctgcctgcacacagGGCTGAGGACACCCCAGCCagagaaaaaaggcagaaaacacaaCTTGGCTTGAGAAAACCCCTCCCAGATATTGCAAAAGGCTccgcaggctgcagctgccccctCCCTGTAACAGCAGGATCCATCCCCGTGTccgcagcagccccagctccggGCAGCACCACGCACCCGGTGGCTGCTCTTGCGCAAGGAGTCACACAGCCCGGGGGGATAaacaccttcccttcccttcccagggCTGCAAACACACCTCTCCTGTCAATTGCTGTATTTTTGCTCGCAGGATTACATAGCAACGCCTGCTCTCAGCAGGGCTGGCCCAGGGTGAGCGATTACACCCAGAGGACCCAAGGCCAAGAGAAGCACTTCGCCCTGGGAAGAGGCACAGCTCTGGGAGTTCAGAGAAGGGACACCACTCATCCGTGCAGCTGCTTCAATTTATTCccttttgtttgcatttcacaCCAGCTGGGCCACGTGCACAGCTCCTGTAAGCGCCCATCGCTCCTGTAGCTGACCATCACCCCATGCCCTCGGGGCTGAACATATAATCTTTAAAGCGAATTTTCTGCCAAGATAGCCAACCAAAACTTCTCCTCTTTCATTTAGGCCATGAAAAGGCCACTCCTTTAAAATCAGTCATTTGCACTTGAAAGTCAAGGGCCTGGGGAGCACAGCACTGGGTGGAAacctctcctgctgcaccccgggaggcagctgcagcccctgggagcagggctgggggccagcATCAGCCACATCAGCCCCGTGCTGGCAGCCTCCCAGGCGATTTCTCCCTCCACACCAGCCAGTAAAGACCACAGGGAGCAGAGATCTCCTGCTCAGATGTAACCCGTAATCCACAGGCTCAAAGGGAAGCTTTACCTCTGCTCCGACCCAGCCCACGCcgctcagcagcagcctccaggatgagctgctctgcagccaagTGCCCGCAGCATCCCCGCCATCACCTGGTGCACAAGCAGCCCAAACAGCCCCACTTTGCAGACTAGAAGGAGCCCGAGCAGAGCACTTTGTGTCTCTTTTATAGGGCACTGAGGTCaggtgcctggctgctgccttcaTCAAGCCCAGAGCCTTGCCCAAGTACAGCTGGTGCAAGGGGCTGTAGTGATTGCTGCTCTTTGCACAGAAATGTGGTCATTTTTAACCTAAAAGTACTGACACAGTGTGCACAGAGACTCAATAACACGATAAAAAGCACTTGGCAGAGCCATGGTGGGTGCTTGGCTTTCCCAGGGTGTCCGGGAGAtgagcaggagaaaagaaagaacaaaaccaaaatccaCGTTCAACCAGACTCCAGATGAGTTCCTGGGCTCCTGTCTGGGTACCTCTGAAAACAGACTTGGTACCATTTAATTCCGGGCATAATGTTCCTGAGTTGTGTCTGGAAGGTAAAATTACAGCAAACCCTAGACAAAAAAGTAGCCATGAAGAGAGAAcgtaatattaaaaatgtaacataAAGAGTTGGCAAATGTACCCTCGATGCCTGGATTATGCAGGCTGTGTTTACACAGTGCAACAATCTTAGTAAGGATCCAAAGAAAACACTcagctttgcattttgcatAGACTATTTATCCACTTTTTAACTATCAGTCCCGCACTGGCTCAGACGTGTCATTTCCATGTCTATGTGAGTCTGTCGAGACCTGCTAGCCCAATTACAGCGTTCTTGCACACATCTTTCATTACAAAGATCACTTTCAGGAGAAGTGGTTTGTTAAATTCTGGTGGTATCAGGAAGCTGCCTTGTCCCTGCTCTGGTCAGGATGTGACAGTTCAGCCCCAGTGAGCCCCTGCATCTCCCTTGGCAGGCCGGTGTGGGTGAACATGCTGCTGTGAGATTTcagctctttgttttcaaatgccCTTTAGCTTTGAAGTTCAGTAAGAGACAGAACGGGTCGTTATTGTTCCTGACACAGGGGTTCGTGCGCAGCGATAACGTATCCGACTTGTTTCAACAGCGCTGCCCTAGCTCCAATTTAATTATTAACTCCCATGGACGCTGCAGAACAAGCAGGGGGTGCTGGGATTTACTGGTAACAGCTCTGAGCACAGGGAGGCTGTGCGGAGATGCTGCCAGAAGCCTCCAATGCTGCTGGTTGGGAGAACACACACCGGGTCCCAGCACGGTGCCCATCCGTGTGGCATGGGGCCGCTGCTCGGGGGAAGAGATTTGCTCGCTATCGTGTGCTCATTacaggaaggaagagaaatttcCTTCACAGGCGTAGCTCAGAAGAGCAAATTCTGAAAGTCAGCTCTTGTTTAGCAATAggagaagctgcaaggccatgAAGAGCTGCTGTCACTGCCCCCGCGCAGTCCCTGCCTCTTGCTGTGGTCACTGTCACCCTGCCACGGTGTGCTCCTCGCTTCGGGAGTGATGCTCTGAAAATGTCCCTCactgctccagagctgctgaATCTGTTTGTGTTTCTATCTGAAGGAGGCGGAGAGCCCAGCTGTCCAAAAGCTGGGGTCAGCTCGGGACACCCGGGACCTTGTGCAGAGAGCCCCGGGTGAGCGAGGAAGCAGCTCGGTGCTAGCGCTGCTTGTTAGCACCCCTTCACAGCATCCCTGTCACCGCCAATCTGCCTCCACCCACAATATCTTGCCACCTCACTGCTCTTCGGAGTGACTCAGGACGTGTTACCCGGCCCGACCGGCTCCTCTCGGGAGAGCTCGTCCGACAGCAGCCTCTGCCTTTGATCTCACCAGGAGCTCACCTCGCTGAGCTCCTTCCCAACGCAGCcgtggctgctccagcagctcctgcagctcccactgcTGGGGCAAACCAGCCCCTATCCACAGGGCTGGGATTCTGCTGCGACTTTACATACCATAAGTCCTTCTCCTTATCCCCCAGAGGTTGCTCTtttctcccagctccccagcgATTCTGCTCGTTTCCATCCATACACAGGCTGCAGCACTCCCTGCAGGACGGAGCAGCCCCAAGCTGCATTCATTACCTTCCATAAGGAGTCCACGGGATGCCAGGCGCTGGCGACTCACCTGGTGGCAGCAGGTTTTGTCACCCATGGATCTCACCgtgcccctgcagcaggcaggcagcacacaACACCCCAGCAGACACCCCACAACAGcggctgctcctggtgctgaaCACCCTCGGGCTGAACAAGGCAGGGAGCAAACGGAGGAGCCTTAACCCCTCCCGCCCGGCCACACTTTGCTCACAcacctccctcccttctctgcaCTGAGGTACAGAAGTGCCCCTTTCTGGACTCAGGGAAATGCAGAAGCGGAGCCGGGTCCCACCCACGTACCCAGAGAGGTCAAGAATTTGcatccaaataaaaaaaaaaatatataatacaaaaaataactCTCTATAAGACCTGTTTTCCAAAAAATGACTCTCTAGAAGAAGTGTTTTCCAGCTGTGGCGTGGAAACTGGGGGTCTCCCTTTTGATGTTGCCAGCAGTACCATCGGGCAGAGCAGCTTTCTTCCCATGCGCTCGGGTCCGGAGCGAGCAGCTCCCGGCACCAATCCTGCGGGCTGGGAGCCCCAAGAGCAGCCCCTTAGCCCGGGTTTAGGGGCAGGTGGCAGCGCGGAGCTCGGCGCCGGGACTTTTCCTTGCTCCTGGCATTGTTCCCCGCGGTGCCAGCAAGGTGTCGCCAGGGCGCAGCGGCGACAGCTCCGCGGAGCGACGCGCGGTGGCACTGCGCGCCCGCGGGGAGCGCCACCCgcccgggcagggccggggacagccgggcagggccggggacAGCCGGCACCCGTGCGCTCCCCGCATCTGAGCTGTGCTGCGAAGGCATTTTGAGCCCAGGAGCCCGGAGGCGGCCGCGGCTTTTTGCTGCCGGCAGCGCAAAGCGGGCGCTCCCCCGACCCCCTGCCAGCCCGAGGAAGAAGCTGGGCAGGGGCGACccttccctgctgtgccccctcCGAGCCGCACCGAGAGCCGGGGTCTGGCCCCACAGAGGGGACTTGGCCTTTCCCAGCACTACGGGCAGACGAATATTTAGGGAAAGGTAACGAAAGCCGAACATGGAGCAGTTAACCCAGCACCACagttaaaatgaattattaacaGGTGTGGAAGTAGGCTTCGTCTTATCAGGGACAATAAAACCATTGTGAGAGCAACCTTTGAGCATGCCAAGTGCTTCCTGAAATGGGGACACAAATCTGCACCCAGGCCCCTTGGACCTCCTGAGCCCAGGTCTCTGCACcgaggctgcagctcctgcagtgccTTGGGTCCCGGGGGACactggtgctgtgcagggctCATCAGCTGAGGCAGGCACAATTTCACCCAAGCTGTCAGCCAGGTGAGGACAACTGGGGTGATCAGGCTGTTGGAGACCCTCTCAGCCTTGGATGTGGTTTTCCCAAAGGGCAAGGAgaagcagctcagctcccaTCCTCAGCTCACCCTTGCAAATCCCACTGTGCCCCACAGAGGTGGCAtcagctctgcttctccctcAGCCCTTGGACACAGACCTGCAGAGGGGTCCCTGGGTGCCGAGGGAAGGAGCTGCACCACAACCCTCCAGCTGCCCCTTCAGCACGGCTGGGGCTCCCCAGAGAGGGCAGCTTGATGTGGGCTGAACATTTCAGCCACATCTGCTGCATGGATAAATAACACTCAACAGTCCTAGATGTTTCTTATCAGTTTTATGCATCGCATTTTATTGCTAGTACAAGGGCAATCCGCTTGCTTTGCTAACAATGCggtaaataaaaacatccttAGAGAGCCAATATCATTGCAGTAAAATCAATATTGTGAGCTGGTAATTGCACAGGTTtggaacaaaacaacaaaatttacTGCAATATAAGTAATCATATCAtgataaagaaagcaaaactacTTGATAGAGATATGCCTTCAGCCAGGGAGATTCCAAAGTGCTTCAAACATTGACTCACAGAAAACATGATCACAGCCTTCAAAGCATGCCTGTGTACAAGGAGTGCAGGAGTCGGACCTCTGAACCCTGGCAGCGCTGCATCGGGGCAGACAAAAGCCTTCCAGTAAGTGGTTTCTATCAGCCCCGCTGTGAACGCTCTGAACCACATGCTATTTCTCACACTGCGATATCTTGCAGCCCCTGCAGATATGCAGAGAGGCAAGACCAGCCCAGGGTGTTCTCAGAACTGACACAGGGAGACTTTTTCAACCCgtcttttttatttgaaagaaaaacagagcaaagtCCCCGCAATAACACAACCATTACCATGCACACCTAGCTTTGAAATAACGAGCGCCACATCCAAGCTTCAGCCGATTAGGATGACTTGGTCAGCGTGGAAGAGGAATTGCATGTGTGCAGGAACGAGCAGCCCTTAGCCACATATCCAGCCCCTGCAAGGCAATGAGCATGGCTATTGCCACGTGAACCAAGACTTTGGGCTTTGGTTGCACCTTGACAAAGTTCTGGGCTTAGCAAGGAATGATGGTGCATTTCTCGAGGCCCTGCAACCCCCTGACTGCCTGACTTTAAATATGCAATGGTTGAGGCATAGCAAAATGAGAGAGCAGTTAATCACCACAAAATGGCAAGTTACTGAGCGTAAAGGTGTTCCTGAGTCTGTGCCTTACTGACATACTGCTTTGATTTCTCAACGTTGATCTACTTCACTGATTGGCAATTTGGTTCAGTCGGGCTATGTGGCAATGCTCCGATATAATTTTCTTCAATTAACATGATTGTAACTGAAGCTGCCTACCTGGGAATTACAGCAGAAAGACGGCAGTGTTTAGccctggagagctgggctggtTTGTGCTTCTTGGGTACCAGGGCCCTGAGCTTCCCAAAGCCAGCTTCTGGCCACTTGCAGAGCTCCCAGGGTGACTTCTTCAGGCTATTTGAGTGAAGTGAGGACATGGGGTGAACCTGTGGGATGGAGCCCTGCAAGCAGAGATTAGCAgtgcatggaaaacaaaacaaacaaaccccacaaCCCCTTAAGAAAGAGTCTGAACACTCATTTTATACAACTGTGAAGGCTGAATAGAGTTTTTCTGGTTATCAAGGTGATGTCCTTGTGGAAGAGGCATCTGAGTATGCTCTGCAGTGCAAAGGAATTActagagggaaagaaaaaaaaaaaaaaaaaaaaaagaacagaccaaaaaacaagcaaacaaacatgttAGTTAGGCAGGATTTTTATCAACAGGGCATCACTTGCTACGTTCTGCCTGCTTGGATAATTTTATAACAAACATCAgggcagaaaacagctttttatcCTGTATTTGtacagagcacagcaccagAGGACAGGCACGAGCTGGTTACTGCAGTCAGGTTCATTCAAACTGCAGAAGTTTGAGGTAACACACACAAAGTTTGTTCTTTATGTTAAGTTCTGCCTGGGAGCAGTTCCCAGCAATCACTGCTAGTGATTAGAAGCAGTCGTTTGGTGTTAAATCTTTgcaagttttctgaaaaacagggGAACTCCTCTCAAACTTCGCAATTTCTGCTCCTGacctcttcattatttttcttccatgatgTTACCCACATCACTTGGTGgctaaaaatgaacatttttcaggTTCCACATTCAGTACATTGGTGGCATTTCTACCATTGTCTAAGTATTTTGGCCATCTCCAATTTGCTCGGCAAGGCATGCCTggattttaaaaagggaataCACTTTTTTCTTAACTCTGGACAttggtatattttaaaaaatagtttaacaTCAAGAACAGAGCAAAGACCATCTGAACTGCAAGATACTTCATTAGACTAAATCCAAACCGGAGTGCAGTGCAGGAGGAAActtccagcagcagaagcatctTAGCCTCAGGTGGGTGATCCTCAATTTGTTCTTAATTTACTATTTACTATTACTGTAACACTATCAGGCAGCATTTTTATGTGCCACTTTGATGGATTTCCCTTACAATATGCATCAGATCTGATATTTTAGGTGATTGTTTCTATAGCAGTAAGCGTAGCATAAATCATTTatgctgaaatatatatttttaagctggTGTAActaatttttttaagttatatattagattgttttgtttgtttgttttaaaaaaagaacatattaaaaaaaatgagatagaTGAGGCAAGTTCTTCTGCACACCCACACAGAGAGACCCTTTGTCCAATTAGTGCATAACAGCAGCTAGCTTCCTTCAGATGGTAGCAGGCTGGTGGTTTAATCAGATAGGTGAAGAAAACTGTGCATGTAAACATTTTCACGCAACAGAATTGAAttgaagtcaggaaaaaaaatccgtGCTTCTCAGTAAGGCCTGCTCTTCCAGGATTTATAACTCTGTCTCTCTTTTCACTTTCTGCTCTGTTACTGGGGTGAGAAATGCCTATTTTgctggttaaaaacaaaacaccccctCACCTAAatcctgaaattaaaagaatttaaaatttagCTGACAGCTCTGTGTCATCGATAGGAAACCAAGTCCACTCTCCCACGTCAGTACTCCCCCTATTGAGGATTTTTCACAACAGACCCCACAGAGAGCACAAAAAAAGCAGCCCAGTAACCCAACAGTGCTGCAAGCACAGACAGGCAGGTGAGAAAGACCTCACTGAAGGTGCTTTATTTTAGCTTCCATCTAACCCATAAGTCATTTGCAACATGGGCTAGCTGCCTGCACACCAGCCAGCTATCTCCtacctgcagctccctgccaggGGATGCTGTAAATAACCCCCAAAGCACACATTTCATGCTGAGGGCTGAATGAGCGGGGCTGGCACTCAGCTGAAGTTACTCAAGATAATTGGACTAGCTTTTCTCCTGGAAAAAGTGAAATCTCCTTGTTAGCAGCTTGAAAGCCCTTCATGGTGGTCCTGGAGGGCACGGCTCAGGCTCTTCGCTAACGCCCTGCCTGTTGCTGCAGGGTGGGAAACGGAGGAGTGAATGAGTGGGGTTGTGAATTAATTGTCCCTGATCTTTAGAGATTGCAGCTGGGTGATTGTGCAAGTGTGGCACCCACCTCCGAGCGAGGCAAGGAGCTCTGTGGGCTTGCAGACACTTCACATCTCGTGGCCTGATGCCAGAGGGAATTTAGCACGTTCACGCCA
This genomic interval carries:
- the C24H1orf116 gene encoding specifically androgen-regulated gene protein isoform X1; protein product: MPGKELGLGMAGCNSDSCDSMVSTASNHSQRSDNSYDYLSVEEKECLMFLEETIGSLDAEADSGVSTDDTDYAEPPRPRPRRDAAARDLENGAPAPSASQQRAAEQRGGESSSGSAPAAGPSPGYYSLPRSITAASAQRANQAPDGKAAARVVEDPAPPGKASQETAEEDRLGQGNLRTQAKPLLIPPPAPFQDDVLSHEQQPQRSSLETKWENAEESWTRAVPPQPAPEHASVPDLTLPPHQEMGRESAALPRGPLEQPAPQEAPQDPEAKRGPPTAPKPRKLPPNIILKTSKNSPVLLATEPGQKVKIPPPAPAGSQPGSASDSAAEKANSGQLDPKEREKARREALEKLGLPQDRGEPRARLGPAPAPRGTTTESTAPGARAMHFKSNTLERSGVGLGSSMASAKEPGTKSSGSLGKMSFIERLAPSFLRSSRPRPVSLGAGKDFAALKEPPEPEKSSKRRSHPLQSFPRPPRSCVSVKISPKGATDEHRREALRKLGLLKE
- the C24H1orf116 gene encoding specifically androgen-regulated gene protein isoform X2; translation: MPGKELGLGMAGCNSDSCDSMVSTASNHSQRSDNSYDYLSVEEKECLMFLEETIGSLDAEADSGVSTDDTDYAEPPRPRPRRDAAARDLENGAPAPSASQQRAAEQRGGESSSGSAPAAGPSPGYYSLPRSITAASAQRANQAPDGKAAARVVEDPAPPAPFQDDVLSHEQQPQRSSLETKWENAEESWTRAVPPQPAPEHASVPDLTLPPHQEMGRESAALPRGPLEQPAPQEAPQDPEAKRGPPTAPKPRKLPPNIILKTSKNSPVLLATEPGQKVKIPPPAPAGSQPGSASDSAAEKANSGQLDPKEREKARREALEKLGLPQDRGEPRARLGPAPAPRGTTTESTAPGARAMHFKSNTLERSGVGLGSSMASAKEPGTKSSGSLGKMSFIERLAPSFLRSSRPRPVSLGAGKDFAALKEPPEPEKSSKRRSHPLQSFPRPPRSCVSVKISPKGATDEHRREALRKLGLLKE